In a single window of the Nodularia spumigena CCY9414 genome:
- a CDS encoding O-antigen ligase family protein, which yields MKIKITFFKLIDFCISLSAFAILNIPSIKILYSSEVVNLSLLFIISILSLFQNRIIQVPSKNKLNFLKIWSLFWLLFLLYATFGLTTDILIVIRYLSIYLYILCLIFFVKVRHLPSIIYAQIVWGSFMSLGSFYGIFTLDRSLGQHYLTLGVPISASLCCILAFIFKERQVSKLVLLAIPLFLNIFVLFSLQGRAPIIFLGIVTILCLIMNYRFKVSLSKASLLKTMLISMILLFSLILTQVYLKDNTYLSTRFQNMFEDTTSEPRYFIYLESLTALLNNPFGYGIDYKDFLGYYPHNIFIEVGLSTGIIGIMLLCLLVKTLLMAFIKNSSSNLPANFSISAMAVYFFLTWNVSFDLGSSYIPFGALAILITTTDDKQKNNSW from the coding sequence ATGAAAATTAAAATTACTTTTTTTAAGTTAATAGATTTTTGTATTTCTCTTTCTGCATTTGCTATCCTTAATATTCCTAGCATTAAAATATTGTATTCAAGTGAGGTGGTAAACTTATCACTTTTATTTATTATCTCTATCCTCAGCCTATTTCAAAATCGTATTATACAAGTACCTTCAAAAAATAAACTCAATTTTTTGAAAATTTGGAGTCTTTTTTGGCTGTTATTTCTTCTATATGCAACATTTGGATTGACTACAGACATTCTCATTGTTATTAGATATTTATCCATATATCTGTACATATTATGCTTGATTTTCTTTGTGAAAGTTAGACACCTACCTTCTATAATTTATGCCCAAATCGTTTGGGGGAGTTTTATGTCCCTTGGTAGTTTTTACGGGATATTCACATTAGATAGGTCTCTGGGTCAGCACTACTTAACTTTGGGCGTACCCATCTCAGCAAGCCTATGCTGTATACTGGCATTTATTTTCAAAGAACGTCAAGTTTCAAAGCTAGTATTACTTGCCATTCCTTTATTTCTCAATATATTTGTGCTATTCTCACTTCAAGGCAGAGCACCTATTATCTTTTTAGGAATTGTTACAATACTTTGTCTTATAATGAACTATCGCTTCAAAGTATCTTTAAGTAAAGCAAGTTTATTAAAAACAATGCTGATCAGCATGATTTTATTGTTTTCACTCATTTTAACACAAGTATACTTAAAAGATAACACATATTTGTCAACGCGTTTTCAAAATATGTTTGAGGATACGACATCAGAACCAAGATATTTTATTTATTTAGAAAGTTTAACGGCATTATTAAACAATCCATTTGGGTATGGAATTGACTATAAAGATTTTCTTGGTTATTATCCTCACAATATATTTATTGAAGTTGGTCTCAGTACAGGAATAATCGGTATTATGTTACTTTGTTTATTAGTTAAAACATTATTAATGGCATTCATTAAAAATTCATCTTCTAACCTTCCTGCCAATTTTTCTATATCTGCTATGGCAGTTTACTTTTTTTTGACATGGAATGTTTCTTTTGATCTAGGAAGCTCGTATATTCCATTTGGAGCCTTGGCGATTTTAATTACTACAACAGATGACAAGCAAAAAAATAATAGTTGGTAA
- a CDS encoding glycosyltransferase family 2 protein, whose protein sequence is MKVSVIIPTYNRPLQLKQAFQSVCNQTRKPDEIIIIDDASELNSNIITENFVCEGVTIKIERLKVSKGACYARNRGAAIAGGDILMFLDDDDTWELSKISDQLRIFNENPDVGLVYSGRIMVFDSDRQNVIYKVSSKVSGKIYPQILYSNLIGTTSSVAIKKYIFNQVGGFDKNLPALQDYELWIRCCKHTIVEYDNSYNVRYTISDNHTTQISGKPNRYLEAVNKIIIKHGQEIESQGRLASRRIRANLVLSVAKSMRRHSVIKAMYWIIKSCLEYPNFIRGIGILIPIKFRQYFSFWN, encoded by the coding sequence ATGAAAGTTTCCGTAATTATACCCACATACAATCGCCCATTACAACTTAAGCAAGCGTTTCAAAGTGTTTGTAATCAAACTAGAAAGCCAGACGAAATAATCATTATTGATGACGCTTCTGAGTTAAATAGTAATATTATTACCGAAAATTTTGTATGTGAAGGAGTAACTATTAAAATAGAAAGACTTAAAGTATCAAAAGGAGCATGTTATGCACGTAATCGAGGCGCAGCAATTGCTGGAGGTGATATTTTAATGTTTTTAGACGATGATGACACATGGGAGTTGTCTAAAATTAGTGATCAGCTGCGTATCTTTAACGAAAATCCTGATGTTGGCTTAGTTTACTCTGGAAGAATAATGGTATTTGATAGCGACAGACAGAATGTTATTTATAAAGTATCATCGAAGGTATCTGGTAAAATTTATCCTCAAATATTATACAGTAATTTAATAGGAACCACTTCATCTGTTGCTATTAAAAAATATATTTTTAACCAGGTTGGTGGGTTTGATAAAAATCTACCTGCTTTACAAGATTACGAATTATGGATAAGGTGCTGCAAACACACAATTGTCGAATATGACAATTCATATAATGTTCGTTACACAATATCTGATAATCATACTACACAAATTAGTGGAAAACCAAATCGTTATCTAGAAGCAGTGAATAAAATTATTATTAAACATGGTCAAGAAATTGAATCTCAAGGAAGATTAGCTTCACGAAGAATTCGTGCAAATCTGGTTTTATCTGTTGCAAAGTCTATGCGTCGCCATAGTGTAATTAAGGCAATGTATTGGATTATTAAAAGTTGTCTAGAATATCCAAATTTTATTAGAGGTATAGGAATCTTAATACCTATCAAATTTAGACAATACTTTAGCTTCTGGAATTAG
- a CDS encoding glycosyltransferase family 2 protein, which produces MDLLEFEHYLNFLNKIKLPSKVVAVIKVEAHTSDDMLGWHGLTSLTCLSETNEIYDIDVRYAWSNILFKQNLVDHGWNETILLENKVRGMPYRHKLIIYLCNISIRIDQPVRIEKVEENLFIGCYWQSILHLYIQMPFEHPFEHQLHEDEHNDFQESLLFDYAPVIINNKNAQINTTPLLAAHPQRKGEGGLRKLGLYKHSVNQKPLISIITVVFNGEKYIEQTIQSVINQSYKNIEYIIIDGGSTDKTLDIIKQYEEYIDYWVSEPDQGIYDAMNKGIKASTGELIGLINSGDVYTNNAIKQVVELYTLNKPNHEHIIITGAMYRFNDEGSFLFKLVKKYEDLNTRINKGMPINHPSTFVSINTYKTLDYFDPKFRICGDYDFIFRAYHSSIVKFIFTNTDIAYMRLGGVSEKFKSLWTRCIEHFLIRKSNIFWVNNFLMSTRWLSIAVSKFLLKKILGNKLMSIYYRVRHKSIKHSII; this is translated from the coding sequence TTGGATTTATTAGAATTTGAACATTATTTGAACTTTCTCAATAAAATCAAATTACCGAGTAAAGTAGTTGCGGTTATCAAAGTAGAAGCACATACAAGTGATGATATGTTGGGCTGGCATGGCTTAACTTCCCTAACTTGCCTCAGTGAAACTAATGAAATATACGATATTGATGTTCGTTACGCTTGGTCTAATATTTTATTCAAGCAAAATCTTGTAGATCACGGCTGGAATGAAACTATACTTCTAGAAAATAAGGTTAGAGGTATGCCCTATAGACATAAATTAATCATATATTTGTGTAATATTTCTATCAGAATTGATCAACCAGTAAGAATTGAAAAAGTTGAAGAGAATCTGTTTATTGGTTGCTACTGGCAGAGTATATTGCATCTGTATATACAAATGCCTTTTGAACATCCCTTTGAACATCAATTACATGAAGATGAACACAATGATTTTCAAGAATCTTTATTATTTGACTATGCACCAGTAATTATTAATAACAAAAATGCTCAAATAAATACTACACCCTTATTAGCTGCTCATCCTCAACGTAAAGGTGAGGGAGGATTACGTAAGCTTGGCTTATATAAACATTCTGTGAATCAGAAACCTCTGATTTCTATCATTACCGTGGTATTTAATGGGGAAAAATATATAGAGCAAACCATTCAATCAGTTATTAATCAATCATATAAAAATATAGAATATATTATTATTGATGGTGGTTCCACAGATAAAACACTCGATATCATTAAACAGTATGAAGAATACATAGATTATTGGGTCAGTGAACCTGATCAGGGAATTTACGATGCAATGAATAAAGGAATTAAAGCATCTACGGGAGAATTAATTGGTTTGATTAATAGTGGGGATGTATATACAAATAATGCAATAAAACAAGTAGTAGAATTGTATACTCTTAATAAGCCTAATCATGAACATATCATAATTACAGGAGCTATGTATAGGTTTAATGATGAAGGTAGCTTTTTATTCAAATTAGTCAAAAAGTATGAAGATTTAAATACTCGTATTAATAAAGGTATGCCGATCAACCATCCATCTACTTTTGTATCTATAAATACCTATAAAACTCTAGACTATTTTGATCCCAAATTTAGGATTTGTGGAGATTACGACTTTATTTTTAGAGCTTATCATAGTTCTATTGTGAAATTTATTTTTACCAATACCGATATAGCTTACATGAGACTTGGTGGAGTATCAGAAAAATTTAAAAGTCTTTGGACAAGGTGTATTGAACATTTCTTAATTCGGAAATCAAATATTTTTTGGGTCAATAATTTTCTTATGTCCACACGTTGGTTGTCAATTGCAGTGAGTAAGTTTTTGCTCAAAAAAATTTTAGGGAACAAACTGATGTCTATTTACTACAGAGTTAGACATAAAAGCATCAAACATAGTATCATTTAG